A part of Larkinella insperata genomic DNA contains:
- a CDS encoding CotH kinase family protein, translating into MSQNFTLTRSWYVFFLAFFLQFTATLAQPVSVSTGRYQIDKNLKLIVCNQVPAFPAGQQYPVLRLDADYTFTQPVSAFEAGKAYKVKNGSNIFTLYFTGFPLVEIKTQGNQTISNTSKRTKGSFSLANGTDPLFTSHMGIRIRGNISRRFLKKSYNMELWQDPEGEEEREVSLLNLREDSKWYLLAMYNEPLRLNNATSHAIWLDMHKVYYAAQEPKANSAIRTKYCDVFINGAYTGVYLFTEPMDRKQLQLKKTADDGTIRGELYKSGGWTGATTFTGLPAPPTNPDAEEWASWEMDYPDPYWNNLYELVKFLVNSPANEFKNTVSQKLRIDNLIDYFIFFNLTYATDNTGNNQFLARYKADEPYFFIPWDFDGTFGYSTNFDRSEETRTVLSNGLFDRLLALDPTGFKSKLRSRWFALRNNQLSVRNLKSKFAGNYNLLTTEGAYARETLKWSGTVNTGDMATVNAWLENRLRFLDEYFALFPEGNSQTELASFRGQTAGGGKSLNWSTRREVNLKQFELEVSTDGTNFSAVTTVTPTGGTQRGQTYAFVHNNTAPLAFYRLKLVTNDDQITYSSFVQIGANNCASAPAAPQISANLTEITKGQTVVLLASGCDQTVVWSTGQTGSSVLVNPEITTTYTAKCRQNAGCESTPSASVQVNVYPAGSLPGNFEGYLGGLDCNLLRGWAWDRRKPDSPVYVEILDGQNVIATVIADDFRQDLKNAGKGNGAHGFNFSIPETLKDNTEHSLSIRILGSSFTLRDSPKKLKCQGTIPTPPTNRPPVAPAVSTLSATVNTAFSVVLPAFTDPENQPLTHSLTGLPAGLTFAASTRTISGKPTAKASLSLTYSATDGTNATTIPVSLVINDASAPINLPPVAPTVSVLSATVNTAFSVTLPAFTDPENQPLTYSLTGLPAGLNFTAANRQITGTPQTAASYTLTYAASDGPNSRSMSVALTVSSANTPVTGNFEGFLDKVECGSIRGWVWDRNKPNEPLTVEFFANGVSIGTAKADLFRQDILAAGKGNGYHVYDFPTPARIKTGQTFQISAKVQNSTYTLKQAPKPLNCAPNARLSDFAATTGNEDEILITPNPSSGTFEVQFYTATQTVSEVSVVDEMGQSWYQKKLEGMGHQRHKISLTGANGVYLVGIRQGNQVRTKKILIVK; encoded by the coding sequence ATGTCCCAAAACTTTACGCTTACCCGGTCGTGGTACGTCTTTTTTCTGGCCTTCTTTCTTCAGTTTACCGCCACACTCGCCCAGCCGGTTTCGGTTTCGACTGGACGTTACCAGATTGACAAAAACCTGAAATTAATTGTTTGCAACCAGGTACCCGCTTTTCCGGCGGGGCAGCAGTACCCGGTTCTGCGGCTTGACGCAGACTATACTTTTACGCAGCCAGTCAGCGCCTTCGAAGCGGGCAAGGCGTACAAGGTTAAAAACGGCAGCAACATCTTTACGCTGTATTTCACGGGTTTTCCGCTCGTTGAAATCAAGACACAGGGTAATCAGACCATCAGTAACACCAGTAAACGGACGAAAGGCAGCTTTAGCCTCGCCAACGGAACAGACCCTCTTTTTACCTCCCACATGGGCATTCGGATCCGGGGCAATATTTCGCGCCGGTTTCTCAAAAAATCCTACAACATGGAGCTTTGGCAGGATCCGGAGGGGGAGGAAGAACGCGAAGTTTCTCTGCTGAACTTGCGGGAAGACAGCAAATGGTATCTGCTGGCTATGTACAACGAACCGCTCCGGCTCAACAACGCGACCTCACACGCCATCTGGCTGGACATGCACAAGGTCTACTATGCCGCGCAGGAACCGAAAGCCAACTCGGCCATCCGGACCAAATACTGCGATGTGTTTATCAACGGTGCGTATACCGGGGTTTATCTGTTTACGGAGCCGATGGACCGCAAACAGCTTCAACTGAAGAAAACGGCAGACGACGGTACGATTCGCGGTGAACTCTACAAATCCGGTGGCTGGACCGGCGCGACCACCTTCACTGGCCTGCCGGCGCCCCCGACCAATCCGGATGCGGAAGAATGGGCCAGTTGGGAAATGGATTACCCGGACCCTTATTGGAACAATCTGTACGAGCTGGTAAAATTTCTGGTGAATTCACCCGCCAATGAATTCAAAAACACGGTTTCTCAGAAGTTACGGATTGATAACCTGATCGATTACTTCATTTTCTTTAACCTGACCTACGCGACGGACAACACCGGCAACAACCAGTTTCTGGCGCGTTACAAGGCCGACGAACCGTACTTTTTTATTCCGTGGGACTTTGACGGCACGTTCGGGTATTCAACAAACTTCGACCGGTCGGAAGAAACCCGCACGGTACTCAGCAACGGTCTTTTCGATCGTCTGCTGGCGCTTGACCCAACTGGTTTCAAAAGCAAATTACGCAGCCGCTGGTTTGCCCTGCGCAACAATCAGTTGTCCGTCAGAAATCTAAAAAGCAAGTTTGCGGGTAACTACAATCTGCTGACAACCGAAGGAGCCTACGCGCGCGAAACCCTGAAATGGAGCGGTACCGTCAACACCGGCGACATGGCCACTGTCAATGCCTGGCTGGAAAACCGGTTGCGTTTTCTGGACGAGTATTTTGCACTTTTCCCGGAAGGCAATTCCCAGACGGAACTAGCTTCTTTTCGCGGACAAACGGCGGGCGGAGGAAAAAGCCTGAACTGGTCAACCCGCCGGGAAGTTAACCTGAAACAGTTTGAACTGGAAGTTAGCACCGACGGCACCAATTTCAGTGCGGTAACAACGGTTACGCCCACGGGCGGCACCCAGCGTGGGCAGACGTATGCCTTTGTGCACAACAACACCGCTCCGCTGGCCTTCTATCGCCTGAAACTGGTGACGAACGACGACCAGATTACGTACAGTTCTTTCGTCCAGATCGGGGCCAACAACTGCGCATCAGCTCCGGCCGCGCCCCAGATCAGCGCCAACCTAACGGAGATTACCAAAGGGCAGACCGTCGTTTTATTGGCCAGCGGCTGCGATCAGACCGTGGTTTGGAGCACTGGACAAACGGGTTCTTCGGTCCTGGTGAATCCCGAAATCACGACGACTTACACCGCCAAATGCCGTCAGAATGCCGGTTGTGAAAGTACGCCGTCCGCTTCGGTACAGGTCAACGTTTACCCGGCTGGTTCACTGCCGGGCAACTTTGAAGGCTACCTCGGCGGCCTTGACTGCAATTTGCTGCGCGGCTGGGCCTGGGATCGCCGGAAACCCGATTCACCCGTTTACGTCGAAATTCTGGATGGACAGAACGTTATTGCCACGGTCATCGCCGATGATTTCCGGCAGGATTTGAAGAACGCGGGGAAAGGCAACGGCGCCCACGGGTTTAACTTTTCGATTCCCGAGACACTCAAAGACAATACCGAACATTCCCTCAGCATCCGCATACTTGGAAGCAGTTTTACGCTGAGAGATTCGCCTAAAAAACTCAAATGCCAGGGGACCATTCCAACGCCACCGACCAATCGGCCGCCGGTGGCCCCTGCGGTTTCTACGTTGTCCGCGACGGTTAATACGGCGTTCTCGGTGGTTCTGCCTGCCTTCACTGATCCGGAAAATCAACCGCTCACGCACAGCCTGACGGGCTTGCCCGCCGGTTTGACGTTTGCCGCCAGTACCCGAACCATCAGCGGTAAACCCACGGCAAAAGCCAGCCTGAGCCTGACCTACAGCGCCACAGACGGGACTAATGCAACCACTATACCGGTTTCACTGGTGATCAACGATGCCTCCGCTCCAATCAATCTGCCCCCGGTTGCTCCTACTGTTTCGGTCTTATCGGCGACGGTCAACACGGCATTTTCGGTTACTTTACCCGCCTTCACCGATCCGGAAAACCAGCCGTTGACGTACAGCCTGACGGGACTGCCCGCTGGTCTGAATTTTACGGCGGCTAACCGCCAGATTACCGGAACGCCCCAGACAGCGGCCAGCTACACCCTGACCTACGCAGCCAGCGACGGCCCCAACAGCCGTTCGATGAGTGTCGCGTTGACGGTAAGCTCCGCCAACACGCCGGTTACGGGCAATTTTGAAGGCTTTCTGGATAAAGTGGAATGCGGCTCGATTCGCGGGTGGGTCTGGGACCGCAACAAACCCAACGAGCCGCTGACCGTCGAGTTTTTTGCCAACGGCGTTTCCATCGGCACGGCCAAAGCAGACCTGTTCCGGCAGGATATTCTGGCGGCCGGAAAGGGCAATGGCTACCATGTCTACGACTTCCCGACGCCGGCCCGGATAAAAACCGGCCAGACGTTCCAGATCAGCGCCAAAGTGCAGAACAGTACTTACACGCTGAAACAGGCTCCCAAACCGCTGAATTGCGCACCTAACGCCCGCTTAAGCGATTTTGCAGCAACGACGGGCAACGAAGACGAGATCCTGATAACGCCCAACCCAAGCAGCGGAACGTTCGAAGTGCAGTTTTACACCGCTACGCAAACCGTCAGTGAGGTATCGGTCGTGGACGAAATGGGGCAGTCGTGGTACCAGAAAAAACTAGAAGGGATGGGCCATCAGCGGCACAAAATCAGCCTGACCGGAGCCAACGGTGTTTATCTGGTGGGCATTCGGCAGGGCAACCAGGTCCGCACGAAGAAGATTCTGATTGTGAAATAA
- a CDS encoding glycosyltransferase family 2 protein: MRLSIVIPAYNEEKTIRVLLDRVADVDLPEQMTRELVVINDCSSDRTEDVIKRFILDRPDVLVNYTKHEVNQGKGAALHTGIQRATGDYIIIQDADLEYDPAEYQHILAPMLTGRADVVYGSRFMGGRPHRVLYFWHTIGNSFLTLLSNMLSDLNLTDMETCYKAFRSDIIKGIKLVEKRFGFEPEVTAKIARIPDIRIYEVGISYYGRTYKEGKKIGWKDGFRAIYCILKYNLFSSSSDRIAIPAAQPAVVLENK, translated from the coding sequence ATGAGATTATCTATTGTTATTCCGGCCTACAACGAAGAAAAGACAATCCGTGTATTGCTCGATCGCGTGGCCGATGTTGACTTGCCAGAGCAAATGACGCGTGAGCTGGTGGTCATTAATGACTGCTCGTCGGATCGTACGGAGGATGTCATCAAACGCTTTATTCTGGATCGGCCGGATGTACTCGTGAACTACACCAAACACGAAGTAAATCAGGGAAAAGGGGCGGCCCTTCACACAGGTATTCAGCGGGCTACCGGTGATTACATCATTATTCAGGATGCTGACCTGGAGTACGACCCCGCCGAGTACCAGCACATCCTGGCGCCCATGCTGACGGGGCGGGCCGACGTGGTCTACGGCTCCCGGTTTATGGGCGGACGGCCCCACCGGGTTCTGTACTTCTGGCACACCATCGGAAACTCGTTTCTGACGCTGCTCTCCAACATGCTCTCCGATCTGAACCTGACGGATATGGAAACCTGTTACAAAGCGTTCCGCAGCGACATCATCAAAGGAATCAAGCTGGTAGAAAAGCGGTTTGGCTTCGAGCCGGAAGTGACGGCCAAGATCGCCCGCATTCCGGATATCCGCATCTACGAAGTCGGGATTTCCTACTACGGCCGGACCTACAAGGAAGGAAAGAAAATTGGCTGGAAAGACGGTTTTCGCGCCATTTACTGCATCTTGAAATACAACCTGTTTTCTTCGTCGTCGGATCGGATTGCGATTCCCGCGGCTCAACCAGCCGTGGTGCTGGAAAACAAGTAA
- a CDS encoding LIC_10190 family membrane protein gives MILVLLWVAILLGCLAYGLFLYNVLTVSRLIDETGPVRGSELILAGLSLLVGALQIASLFVPTNYYLSAIWLGGAALIAVFFRSEMAAYVGQFWVKQKQIPVFWLLFLAIVLYSTLSPDHFDSGIYHLPSIRWNERFPVIPGLGNLHGRLAFNSSFFVVSAAWGLTDLVGQTLYPLNGAIFLLVCWRLLAWKQTHYQVLSLLLLLLVLYYLTRHVFSPTPDLPATLLPMTIVLMWLDQKPGFGFQLVTMVLLIALCVTIKLATIPIVLALLPIGWALRPYLTVSRVALVIGIGLAFAVPWVLRNIILSGYLIYPFPGLDLFSFDWKIPIERTHHERDYVEFWAKFRIHEAYMNVNYLKMSFAKWVPMWWDRQGNFFNRPIWVMAVLSPVVMGSHLFSARRRAAFNVLLMPYLVTLAGFLFWFLSAPDFRFGYAFIWLTVLIPWLPVLSEPTGERVLGLWWNRLAGLASVLLIGFFIAYYLVLNHFPIQQYAFIPKPLSYREKGSYESLFTLRHTQSGLEVVNPVGSPLEQNCYDEEGRLCAPFFYPDLEQRGAKIEDGFRSSLQVQEPVSLNK, from the coding sequence ATGATACTAGTTCTTTTGTGGGTAGCCATTTTGCTCGGATGTCTTGCCTATGGATTATTTCTTTACAATGTCTTAACGGTTTCCCGATTGATTGACGAAACCGGCCCGGTTCGGGGGAGTGAGTTAATCCTGGCGGGGCTGAGTCTGCTGGTGGGAGCGCTGCAAATCGCATCCCTTTTCGTGCCCACCAATTATTATTTATCCGCCATCTGGCTCGGTGGCGCTGCGTTGATTGCCGTTTTTTTTCGGTCCGAAATGGCCGCTTACGTTGGTCAGTTCTGGGTGAAACAAAAGCAGATTCCGGTTTTCTGGCTCCTGTTTCTGGCCATCGTGCTGTATTCTACGCTTAGTCCGGATCACTTTGACAGCGGAATTTACCACCTTCCTTCCATTCGCTGGAACGAGCGGTTTCCGGTTATTCCCGGCTTGGGGAACCTGCACGGTCGTCTGGCGTTCAACTCCAGCTTTTTCGTAGTGTCGGCGGCCTGGGGGTTAACTGATCTGGTTGGGCAAACGCTGTATCCGCTCAATGGAGCCATTTTTCTGCTTGTCTGCTGGCGGCTGTTGGCGTGGAAACAAACCCACTATCAGGTTCTGTCGCTGTTGCTGCTTCTGCTGGTGCTCTACTACCTGACGCGTCACGTGTTTTCGCCGACGCCGGACCTGCCCGCTACGTTGTTGCCCATGACGATCGTGCTGATGTGGCTGGACCAAAAGCCGGGTTTCGGATTTCAACTGGTCACCATGGTTCTGCTGATTGCGCTTTGCGTGACGATCAAACTGGCAACCATTCCGATCGTTCTGGCGCTGCTGCCCATCGGCTGGGCCCTCAGGCCCTACCTCACGGTTTCGCGGGTGGCGTTGGTTATCGGCATCGGCCTGGCCTTCGCGGTGCCCTGGGTGTTGCGCAATATTATCCTGTCGGGCTACCTGATCTATCCGTTCCCCGGCCTCGATCTGTTTTCGTTTGACTGGAAAATCCCCATCGAGCGGACGCACCATGAGCGGGACTACGTGGAGTTCTGGGCCAAATTCCGGATTCACGAAGCCTACATGAACGTCAACTACCTGAAAATGTCCTTCGCCAAGTGGGTTCCGATGTGGTGGGACCGCCAGGGAAATTTTTTCAACCGTCCTATTTGGGTGATGGCCGTGCTGTCGCCGGTGGTGATGGGAAGCCATCTTTTTTCGGCCCGTCGCCGGGCGGCCTTTAATGTGCTCTTAATGCCGTATCTGGTAACATTGGCAGGCTTTTTGTTCTGGTTCTTATCAGCGCCCGATTTCCGATTCGGCTACGCATTCATCTGGTTAACAGTGCTTATTCCGTGGCTGCCGGTTCTTTCCGAGCCAACCGGCGAGCGGGTGCTGGGGCTGTGGTGGAATCGGCTGGCTGGCCTTGCATCAGTGCTTCTGATCGGTTTTTTTATTGCATATTATCTGGTGCTAAATCACTTTCCGATTCAACAGTACGCATTCATTCCGAAGCCACTGAGTTATCGGGAAAAAGGATCTTATGAATCGCTTTTTACACTGCGTCACACCCAAAGTGGTTTGGAAGTAGTAAACCCGGTTGGCAGCCCGCTGGAGCAGAACTGCTACGACGAAGAAGGCCGGCTTTGCGCTCCGTTTTTTTACCCGGATCTGGAGCAGCGGGGTGCAAAAATTGAGGACGGTTTTCGCAGTTCTCTACAGGTACAGGAGCCAGTATCGCTTAATAAATAA
- a CDS encoding SGNH/GDSL hydrolase family protein — protein sequence MKKIFLLFALTCLTGRFAVAQTADELTWWNPAGAEPSVIEGQAWSGKTIQSPYDRLPAEAEKSVRKVVWNLSRNAAGLLIRFRASTDRITVRYAVDGKQAMPHMPATGVSGVDLYAGNSDGNWLWCNGKYTFGDTIQYQFTNLQANDPYHQKGREYRLYLPLYNSVKWLEIGVPKGVTVTPLPVRADKPIVVYGTSIAQGACASRPGMAWTAIVGRKLDRPLINLAFSGNGRLEKEIIELLPQIDAKIYVLDCLPNLIKTPERSAEEVRTRILESVRVLRQQRPATPILLVEHAGYTDGDINPIRKKAYSEVNEVMRQAFAQLKSEGIGQLYLLPKSQINLSDDAMVDGTHPSDLGMQQYADAYERSLRTILNEPSGDVSTTKPVPQSRDSRIYDWETRHREILARLKTTPPRIVYIGNSITHYWGGEPKAPLAQGADSWKAVMEPLGVQNLGYGWDRIENVLWRVYHGELDGYQAAQVVLMIGTNNLQWNSNAEIAAGLKSLIQSVQVRQPGAEILLIGILPRRNEEQRLATLNEELAQVAGETNVKFAQPGTVFLKPDGKIDESLFTDGLHPNAEGYRRLAAQLQPLLKKTPEPVSKTRKGDAAKRVK from the coding sequence ATGAAAAAAATCTTTCTGCTTTTTGCGCTTACCTGCCTGACCGGCCGTTTCGCCGTTGCCCAGACGGCCGACGAATTAACGTGGTGGAACCCCGCCGGTGCCGAGCCTTCGGTGATCGAAGGCCAGGCATGGAGCGGTAAAACCATTCAAAGTCCATACGACCGTTTGCCGGCCGAAGCCGAGAAAAGCGTTCGGAAAGTCGTCTGGAACCTGTCGCGTAATGCTGCCGGGCTGCTGATTCGCTTTCGGGCCAGCACCGACCGGATCACGGTTCGGTACGCGGTAGACGGCAAGCAGGCCATGCCGCACATGCCCGCAACGGGCGTTAGCGGGGTGGATCTCTACGCCGGAAACAGCGACGGCAACTGGCTGTGGTGCAACGGCAAATATACCTTTGGCGATACGATTCAGTACCAGTTTACCAACCTGCAAGCAAACGACCCGTACCACCAGAAGGGGCGCGAATACCGGCTATACCTGCCGCTCTACAATTCCGTAAAATGGCTCGAAATTGGCGTGCCGAAGGGCGTAACGGTCACTCCGTTGCCTGTGCGGGCCGACAAACCCATTGTGGTTTACGGCACGTCCATTGCGCAGGGGGCCTGTGCGTCGCGGCCCGGCATGGCCTGGACGGCAATCGTAGGTCGTAAACTGGATCGCCCGCTGATCAACCTGGCGTTTTCCGGCAACGGGCGGCTGGAAAAGGAAATTATCGAGTTGTTGCCGCAGATTGACGCCAAAATCTACGTGCTGGACTGTCTGCCCAACCTGATTAAGACGCCCGAGCGATCTGCCGAAGAAGTGAGAACCCGGATCCTGGAATCGGTCCGGGTGCTGCGGCAACAACGCCCGGCGACCCCCATTCTGCTGGTCGAACACGCGGGTTACACGGACGGCGACATCAACCCGATTCGAAAAAAAGCCTATAGTGAAGTCAACGAAGTCATGCGTCAGGCGTTTGCGCAACTGAAGAGCGAGGGCATCGGCCAGTTGTACCTGCTGCCCAAATCGCAAATCAACCTGAGCGACGATGCGATGGTCGATGGGACGCACCCGTCGGATTTGGGGATGCAGCAATACGCCGACGCCTACGAACGCAGTCTACGCACCATCCTGAACGAACCGTCCGGCGATGTTTCCACCACGAAACCGGTGCCGCAGTCCCGCGATTCCCGGATTTACGATTGGGAAACCCGGCACCGCGAGATTCTGGCCCGTTTGAAAACCACTCCGCCCCGCATCGTTTACATCGGCAATTCGATTACGCACTACTGGGGTGGCGAGCCCAAAGCCCCGCTCGCCCAGGGGGCTGATTCCTGGAAAGCCGTGATGGAACCGCTGGGCGTACAAAATCTCGGCTACGGCTGGGACCGCATTGAAAATGTTCTCTGGCGGGTGTACCACGGCGAACTGGACGGGTACCAGGCCGCGCAGGTCGTGCTGATGATCGGCACCAACAACCTCCAGTGGAATTCCAACGCGGAGATTGCGGCCGGTCTGAAGTCCCTGATTCAGTCCGTTCAGGTACGGCAACCGGGGGCCGAAATCCTGCTGATTGGTATTCTGCCACGCCGAAACGAAGAACAGCGGCTGGCGACGCTCAACGAAGAACTGGCGCAGGTGGCGGGTGAAACCAACGTCAAATTTGCCCAGCCCGGCACGGTTTTCCTGAAACCAGACGGCAAGATTGACGAGTCGCTTTTCACCGACGGTTTGCACCCCAATGCCGAGGGCTACCGGCGGCTGGCGGCCCAGCTTCAGCCACTGCTGAAGAAAACACCAGAGCCCGTTTCCAAAACCCGAAAGGGCGATGCCGCAAAGCGGGTCAAATAG
- a CDS encoding NmrA family NAD(P)-binding protein, whose translation MYIILGATGHVGSAVANALLEKGEPVTMVTRDARKADAWQQKGAQVAIADVHDTVRLKQIFRQGKRLFLLNPPAPPSTDTAAEERRSLRAILDALDGSGLEKIVAQSTYGAQPGERVGDLAVLYELEQALARQDIPASIVRGAYYMSNWEHALYSAQDEGKVYAYYPADFQLPMVAPQDIGEVAARLLTEPTGQMGLYHVEGPELYSPADVAAAFATALQQPVEAVEIPRDQWEGSLKAVGFSDAAAESMANMTAVTLKGPELPEKPIRGATSLQSYIADLVAGSQRG comes from the coding sequence ATGTACATTATTCTTGGCGCTACGGGCCACGTAGGTTCGGCGGTAGCTAATGCGTTGCTCGAAAAAGGAGAACCCGTCACAATGGTTACCCGGGATGCCCGAAAAGCGGATGCCTGGCAGCAGAAAGGAGCGCAGGTGGCCATTGCTGATGTGCACGATACGGTGCGTTTGAAACAGATTTTCCGTCAGGGCAAGCGGCTGTTTTTGCTCAATCCGCCCGCTCCCCCGTCGACGGATACGGCCGCGGAAGAACGCCGAAGCCTACGGGCGATTCTGGACGCGCTGGACGGATCGGGTCTGGAGAAGATCGTGGCCCAGTCGACTTACGGAGCGCAGCCCGGCGAGCGGGTCGGCGATCTGGCCGTGTTGTACGAACTGGAACAGGCTTTAGCCCGGCAGGATATTCCCGCCAGCATCGTCCGGGGAGCGTATTACATGAGCAACTGGGAACACGCCCTGTACTCGGCTCAGGATGAAGGAAAAGTGTATGCCTATTATCCGGCCGACTTCCAACTGCCGATGGTGGCCCCTCAGGACATTGGCGAGGTGGCGGCCCGGCTGCTCACCGAACCCACCGGCCAGATGGGACTGTACCACGTCGAAGGGCCTGAACTGTATTCACCAGCGGATGTGGCTGCGGCTTTCGCGACGGCTTTGCAGCAACCCGTTGAAGCCGTTGAAATCCCGCGGGATCAGTGGGAAGGGTCGTTGAAAGCGGTGGGCTTCTCCGATGCAGCCGCGGAATCGATGGCGAACATGACCGCCGTTACGCTGAAAGGACCGGAGCTGCCGGAAAAACCGATACGGGGGGCCACCTCGTTGCAAAGCTACATTGCGGACCTCGTCGCCGGAAGCCAGCGCGGGTAA
- a CDS encoding serine hydrolase domain-containing protein — MKKIILPIVLLLSVFACRELEVPQPSAVSTVDYSQHPKNAEYLAYVKDYQQKSQSPGAVMLVAKGNDPLWAGAVGFSNLEHRTPFGTETPFRIGSITKVFVSALVLKLVEEDRLRLDDKLATLLPQLAGAIPSSDQITVRQLLAHTSGVIDPPNQSLRYQTDIVNDPGALKSLTTQERLQKYVTNQALLFQPGSNYSYSNPGYWLLELIIENVSGQSLSAQMAEKLLIPLGLTRTHLDRGTDNNVARGYTVTTPGNVRDVTTWDVAEGNGMAAGGLVSTVGDIHRFYTALFGGKIISASLLADMQKQQLANCTGPDCEYGLGLEIWHVGGKTGFGHNGALIGIEANALYFPETKTTVVLYKNLGGGSDKSFLEKIAQ; from the coding sequence ATGAAAAAGATCATTCTCCCCATCGTGTTGCTGCTCTCGGTTTTTGCCTGCCGTGAGCTGGAGGTTCCGCAACCGTCGGCGGTTTCGACGGTTGATTACAGCCAGCACCCGAAAAACGCTGAATATTTGGCGTATGTTAAGGATTATCAGCAAAAAAGCCAGTCGCCGGGGGCGGTGATGCTGGTCGCCAAAGGCAACGACCCGTTGTGGGCCGGGGCTGTGGGTTTTTCCAACCTCGAACACCGTACGCCGTTTGGCACCGAAACCCCGTTCCGGATTGGCAGCATCACCAAAGTGTTTGTGAGTGCGCTGGTGCTGAAACTGGTGGAAGAAGACAGGCTGCGGCTGGACGACAAATTGGCCACGCTGTTGCCACAACTGGCGGGCGCCATTCCGTCGTCCGACCAGATTACCGTTCGGCAGTTGCTGGCCCACACCTCCGGCGTTATTGACCCGCCCAACCAGAGCCTGCGCTACCAGACCGACATTGTCAACGACCCCGGTGCCCTGAAAAGCCTGACCACCCAGGAACGGCTGCAAAAGTACGTGACGAACCAGGCTTTGCTGTTTCAGCCCGGCAGCAACTATTCGTACTCTAACCCCGGTTACTGGCTGCTCGAACTGATAATCGAAAACGTTTCGGGCCAAAGTCTGTCGGCACAGATGGCGGAAAAACTGCTGATTCCGCTGGGGTTAACCCGCACGCATTTGGACCGGGGCACCGACAACAACGTGGCGCGGGGCTATACCGTTACAACGCCCGGCAACGTGCGGGATGTGACAACCTGGGATGTGGCCGAAGGCAATGGCATGGCCGCGGGGGGGCTGGTCAGTACCGTGGGGGATATCCACCGGTTTTATACGGCTTTGTTCGGCGGGAAAATCATTTCGGCGTCGTTGCTGGCTGATATGCAGAAACAGCAGCTGGCGAACTGCACCGGCCCCGACTGTGAATACGGGCTGGGGCTGGAAATCTGGCACGTAGGGGGCAAGACGGGCTTTGGTCATAACGGTGCCCTGATCGGTATCGAAGCCAACGCGCTGTATTTCCCGGAAACGAAAACAACGGTTGTGCTGTACAAAAACCTGGGCGGAGGGTCGGATAAATCCTTTCTGGAGAAGATCGCGCAGTAA
- a CDS encoding helix-turn-helix transcriptional regulator, which yields MPGSEGLAADGFLRFQNRKAGNVAVKNIVFPHMQIMETQWETANDIELQDVNPSEGISINFMLGGTIDTQFRGIRQELNMRPGTHNLVHAPEASHRNRLKRGQSLSMLLVSLDKAFFMSAIGQDDSWSERILNELHHERPFSGISGTSTITPQMRHLIDDIRSCKALGPMRNLLIQSRVLELVALEIEQFKTPVLALEAIPADEVEKLHQLKRYLDANFLSDHSLAQLSRYCLLNEFKVKKGFKQLFNTTVFNYLRKLRMEHAAQLLRNYALSVDEVADRLGYEHAQHFSIAFKKYAGLTPSQYLQGKAPVRPLAYA from the coding sequence ATGCCCGGTTCAGAGGGGTTAGCGGCCGACGGTTTCCTGCGCTTTCAAAATCGAAAAGCCGGCAATGTTGCGGTTAAAAACATTGTATTTCCACACATGCAGATCATGGAGACGCAGTGGGAGACGGCCAATGACATTGAACTGCAAGATGTTAATCCCTCCGAAGGAATTTCCATCAATTTCATGCTCGGTGGAACCATCGATACGCAGTTTCGGGGCATACGTCAGGAACTGAACATGCGCCCCGGTACGCACAATCTGGTGCACGCTCCGGAAGCAAGCCACCGCAACCGATTGAAGCGCGGGCAATCCCTTTCGATGCTGCTGGTGAGTCTGGACAAGGCATTTTTTATGTCGGCCATCGGACAGGACGATAGCTGGAGCGAACGGATTCTGAACGAGTTACACCACGAGCGGCCTTTTTCCGGCATTTCGGGCACGTCGACGATCACCCCCCAGATGCGGCATCTGATCGATGATATCCGGAGTTGCAAAGCCCTGGGGCCTATGCGCAATCTGCTCATTCAGTCGCGGGTGCTGGAGCTGGTGGCGCTGGAGATCGAGCAGTTCAAAACGCCGGTTCTGGCGTTGGAGGCCATTCCGGCCGATGAAGTCGAAAAGCTGCACCAGTTAAAACGGTACCTGGATGCCAACTTTCTGTCGGACCATTCGCTGGCGCAACTAAGCCGGTATTGCCTGCTGAACGAGTTTAAGGTCAAGAAAGGCTTCAAGCAACTGTTCAACACTACGGTTTTCAACTACCTGCGTAAGCTGCGGATGGAACATGCCGCGCAACTGCTACGAAACTACGCGCTGTCGGTCGATGAGGTGGCCGACCGGCTGGGGTATGAACACGCCCAGCATTTTTCGATTGCCTTTAAAAAATACGCCGGGCTGACGCCTTCTCAGTACTTACAGGGAAAGGCACCCGTCCGTCCGCTCGCTTATGCCTAG